A stretch of the Ischnura elegans chromosome 5, ioIscEleg1.1, whole genome shotgun sequence genome encodes the following:
- the LOC124159483 gene encoding chitin deacetylase 7-like — protein MFSISTVTSRIRSPFVVTEWRAMLLTYAILWLLAVGVYGAPDPRDKCDDSDSASANCKLPDCRCFGPSIPGGLDVKDVPQMVMLTFDDAVTVTNFDNFYKKTLFTRQNPNGCNISATFFVCHEYNDYWRTNELYRQGHEIALHSISHQTGLDYWAGASVETLEKEFLGLREILKTFGEIPEDAMKGMRAPFLQMAGDATFEMMTKNNLMWDCSWPTNDDDKGKTPWPYTLDFKSPQECPVPPCPTGSFPGRWVVPMVDWMSEDYVYCSMVDTCPYISDEDEILTFIKDNFHRHYDGNRAPFPFFIHAAWFSALPARFNAYNRFLDYLATLPDVYVVSISQVLQWIQNPTPLSQMKDFWKCWTIPENTCKHPNSCELIREDNGEERYMETCVDCPKVYPWLDNPHGDKPTVSYS, from the exons ATGTTTTCTATTTCGACTGTCACGTCCCGCATTAGAAGCCCGTTTGTGGTGACGGAGTGGAGAGCCATGTTGTTGACCTACGCGATTTTGTGGCTGCTGGCGGTCGGAGTTTACGGAGCCCCTGACCCTAGGGATAAGTGCGACGACTCGGATTCAGCCTCCGCCAACTGCAAACTCCCCGACTGCCGATGCTTCGGACCCAGCATCCCCGGCGGCCTTGACGTTAAGGATGTACCACAG ATGGTAATGCTTACGTTCGACGATGCGGTGACGGTGACCAACTTCGACAATTTCTACAAGAAGACGCTCTTCACTCGCCAAAATCCAAACGGGTGCAACATTTCCGCGACTTTCTTCGTTTGCCATGAGTACAACGACTACTGGAGGACAAACGAACTTTACCGTCAGGGCCATGAAATCGCTCTTCACAGCATTTC GCACCAGACTGGATTGGACTACTGGGCTGGAGCATCCGTGGAGACGCTGGAGAAAGAGTTCCTTGGACTGAGGGAAATCCTCAAAACATTCGGGGAAATACCTGAAGACGCCATGAAGGGAATGAGGGCCCCGTTCCTGCAGATGGCAGGGGATGCAACCTTTGAGATGATGACCAAGAATAACCTAATGTGGGACTGCTCGTGGCCCACGAATGACGACGATAAGGGAAAAACTCCATGGCCGTACACTTTGGATTTCAAGTCACCACAG GAATGCCCAGTCCCTCCATGTCCCACAGGCTCATTTCCTGGACGATGGGTGGTTCCCATGGTGGATTGGATGAGTGAAGACTACGTATACTGCTCAATGGTAGACACATGCCCTTA CATTTCCGACGAGGACGAAATTCTGACCTTCATAAAGGATAATTTCCACCGCCACTACGATGGGAACAGGGCCCCTTTCCCCTTTTTTATCCACGCAGCCTGGTTCTCGGCCCTACCAGCCAGATTTAACGCTTACAACAG GTTCTTGGATTACCTGGCGACCCTTCCGGACGTGTACGTCGTTTCCATCTCGCAAGTTCTCCAGTGGATCCAGAACCCCACGCCCCTCTCCCAGATGAAGGACTTCTGGAAATGCTGGACGATCCCGGAGAACACGTGCAAACACCCCAACAGCTGCGAATTGATCAGGGAGGACAACGGGGAGGAGCGGTACATGGAGACGTGCGTGGACTGCCCCAAAGTGTACCCGTGGCTGGACAATCCTCACGGGGACAAACCCACCGTTTCGTACTCATAA
- the LOC124159484 gene encoding chitin deacetylase 7-like, protein MGRLAFVPQLLALILVLQALPSHSLPKGSAKELCNESKCKPPACRCSGTDIPGNLAAKDVPQMVLLTFDDAITRLLYNTYYKNILFNRTNPNNCNISTTFFTTHEYNDYGATNWLYQQGHEIALHSITHQPGTDYWKDASVDTLTKEFIGQREILKQFALIPEKDMKGMRTPFLQMAGDNTYQMITENNLEWDCSWPTSQFSDPPMWPYTLDYTSQQDCPIPPCPVSKFPGKWVVPMVDWSNDDGIPCSMVDTCPMIDDPVELFAFIKQNFHRHYDSNRAPFPFFIHAAWFAALPMRFDVYVQFLDYLESLPDVYIVSVSQMLEWVKNPTELSKLKDLWKCWSIPETNCARPRNCELIRQDNGETRYMTSCTTCPQVYPWLGNPSGTSS, encoded by the exons ATGGGTCGCCTAGCCTTTGTCCCGCAACTACTGGCGTTGATTCTAGTTTTACAAGCACTTCCTTCTCACTCCCTGCCCAAAGGATCGGCGAAGGAGCTTTGCAATGAATCTAAGTGCAAACCGCCGGCATGCCGCTGTTCCGGCACAGATATTCCCGGGAATCTCGCTGCCAAGGATGTGCCACAG ATGGTTCTCCTGACTTTTGATGACGCCATTACAAGACTGCTGTACAATACTtactacaaaaatatattgttcaaTCGCACAAATCCGAACAATTGCAACATATCAACAACCTTCTTCACTACTCACGAGTACAACGACTACGGGGCGACCAACTGGCTCTACCAACAAGGCCACGAGATTGCATTGCACAGCATAAC GCATCAACCAGGAACCGATTACTGGAAAGATGCGTCGGTGGACACACTGACAAAGGAATTCATCGGCCAGAGGGAAATACTCAAGCAATTCGCTTTGATCCCAGAAAAAGATATGAAAGGGATGCGAACCCCATTTCTGCAAATGGCGGGAGACAACACGTACCAGATGATCACGGAGAATAACCTGGAATGGGACTGCTCCTGGCCGACTAGCCAATTCTCAGACCCTCCGATGTGGCCATACACTCTGGATTACACCTCCCAGCAG GACTGCCCGATTCCACCCTGTCCTGTATCGAAATTCCCCGGCAAGTGGGTCGTACCGATGGTCGACTGGTCCAATGATGACGGCATTCCCTGCTCCATGGTCGACACTTGCCCAAT GATCGACGACCCAGTCGAGCTGTTCGCCTTCATCAAGCAGAACTTCCACCGCCATTACGACAGCAACCGcgcccccttccccttcttcatCCATGCCGCTTGGTTCGCCGCTCTGCCCATGCGCTTTGACGTCTACGTACA gtTCTTGGATTACTTGGAAAGTCTTCCCGATGTCTACATCGTCTCCGTCTCGCAAATGTTGGAATGGGTGAAAAATCCCACGGAACTCTCGAAGCTcaaggatctgtggaaatgctgGAGCATCCCCGAGACGAATTGCGCGAGGCCGAGGAATTGCGAGCTCATCAGGCAAGACAACGGGGAAACGCGGTACATGACGTCATGCACCACTTGCCCGCAGGTGTACCCTTGGCTGGGCAACCCGTCCGGAACGAGCTCGTGA